In a single window of the Rhopalosiphum padi isolate XX-2018 chromosome 1, ASM2088224v1, whole genome shotgun sequence genome:
- the LOC132931929 gene encoding oxidation resistance protein 1 isoform X8 → MIRLDKLLKSSRRNSDFGASSDDRIPYKRGKSRSVDHGLSSPFDLDSLRSKVEGRFESVDKLNRDSGTDGESQSGSKEQLSERKMPKPPPISTITYKVEASDTLTSVAARFDTTPSELAILNRLSSRTLFPGQILRVPDKKRISVSESDASQGGLSNLDLSETNSFTSADGESRPGSGPSTGNDNKDIIDRREDDMLDTLRPSSPKPGHPERIGSSVSPSSSRSHSRGVERFLKINVRHITDGQGVVGGVLLVTPNAVMFDPNVSDPLVIEHGPESYGVIAPMEFVVNAAIYYDIAHMRVAGPYQSTGNENENITKPAIYHLSPALKSETTEDSEHKSPTMLTTMQTDSLDSATLDLQISPGGRTDSLLAKDETFPELRSSTEDEEEDGSICSCNAQRNDGAAFPKAFDRDLVTPSPMNRSNDALKRSDKELAIEHIGNEDDRPLSSMSAEQDAVCSIRNMEQRRQSSIDQHWAMPNKVRSLDDEPPVHHAVQETVEDSEPSSGYLVKQSCHDSGIDIRDPPVLPIPRKTVYSDADILLSESEFLPPVPVLPLSSDHLNDAVQLRKKKTTSVSFSLEDSKEQDSAGAIEVQKVDEQAEKQAQETKKNKMLKRLSYPLSWMEGFTGDKESEKEASVPSSAESSHLSHSSSVFSKVFSSSPINMVTDFGSGLFLMKTPSEESGRFQFPPPQDCSPAPPSATPSKREGLASFSPSSIINSVGRSSVTTFIRQQHNSSNSRSDSQGTSKTMQPKLDYRSMVSVDDMPELFVSFEKLIPRPVHTFEEPPPLYLRLRMGKPKDKKIPKSTPIMSYGKKKMKPEYWFSVPRNRVDDLYRFLMLWVPLLYGDLDEEIVACRGFELVESDTELWEEAETPPGDTSDKKLDRNESEAGDLTRESWEVLKAPYSKLYSMLKTQADQFGSSDSQANNEVLSMSDELRRAFYATSVNSLDFESYIPDLHGITEILTEEHRKQLSRHLPARAEGYMWTLVFSTLQHGFSLNSMYRKMSKIESPILLVIQDTQNNVFGALTSCALKMSDHFYGTGESLLFTFCPDFQVYNWTGDNMYFIKGNNESLSIGAGDGKFGLWLDGDLNQGRTEACNTYGNEPLVNEQDFVVKILECWAFL, encoded by the exons attcAGGTACGGATGGGGAAAGCCAGAGCGGCAGCAAAGAGCAGCTTAGCGAAAGAAAAATGCCTAAGCCTCCTCCTATTTCCACCATCACGTATAAG GTTGAAGCATCAGATACATTGACTTCAGTTGCTGCTAGGTTTGATACAACACCATCTGAATTAGCCATATTGAATCGGCTATCATCGCGCACACTATTTCCTGGTCAGATTCTTCGTGTCCCAGATAAAAAGCGAATATCTGTGTCAGAGTCTGATGCATCTCaa ggagGTCTTAGTAATTTAGATTTATCCGAAACCAACAGTTTCACATCGGCTGATGGAGAAAGTAGACCCGGATCTGGGCCTTCAACTGGCAATGATAATAAAGATATCATTGATAGAAGGGAAGATG ACATGTTGGACACATTACGGCCTTCATCTCCAAAACCAGGTCATCCAGAACGTATTGGTTCTTCAGTATCTCCTTCATCAAGCAGATCGCATTCGCGCGGTGTAGAAAGGTTCCTTAAAATAAATGTCAGACACATCACAGATGGACAA GGTGTGGTGGGTGGTGTGTTGTTGGTTACTCCCAATGCTGTCATGTTTGATCCAAATGTCTCTGATCCTTTGGTTATTGAACATGGGCCCGAGTCTTACGGTGTCATAGCTCCTATGGAATTTGTGGTGAATGCTgccatatattatgatatagcgCACATGCGAGTTGCTGGACCTTATCAGTCAACtgg AAATGAAAATGAGAACATTACAAAACCagcaatttatcatttatctcCCGCTCTTAAATCAGAAACAACAGAAGACAGTGAACATAAGTCCCCAACAATGTTAACTACTATGCAAACTGATTCATTGGACAGTGCTACATTAGATTTACAGATATCTCCTGGAGGTCGAACTGATTCTCTCTTGGCTAAGGATGAAACTTTTCCAGAActtag atcTTCAACTGAAGATGAAGAAGAAGATGGTAGCATATGTTCATGCAATGCACAAAGAAATGATGGAGCTGCATTTCCAAAAGCATTTGATCGTGATTTAGTCACACCAAGTCCCATGAATAGATCTAATGATGCACTG aagagATCAGATAAAGAATTGGCTATTGAACACATTGGTAATGAAGATGATAGACCACTTTCTTCAATGTCAGCAGAACAAGATGCTGTTTGTAGTATACGTAATATGGAACAGCGCAGGCAATCTTCGATTGACCAACACTGGGCAATGCCAAATAAAGTCAGATCTCTCGATGATGAACCTCCAGTTCATCATGCGGTAcaag AAACTGTTGAAGACTCTGAACCATCAAGTGGTTATCTAGTAAAGCAATCATGTCATGATTCGGGCATTGATATTCGAGATCCACCTGTATTACCAATACCTCGTAAAACTGTTTATTCTGATGCTGATATACTTTTATCAGAATCTGAATTTCTTCCACCAGTGCCTGTTTTACCATTGTCTTCAGACCATCTTAATGATGCAGTTCAATTACGTAAAAAGAAAACGACATCAGTGTCATTTAGTTTGGAAGATTCTAAGGAACAAGATTCTGCAGGTGCAATAGAGGTTCAAAAGGTTGATGAACAAGCTGAAAAACAGGCTcaggaaactaaaaaaaataag atgttaAAAAGGCTTTCTTATCCTTTGTCTTGGATGGAAGGATTCACGGGTGATAAAGAAAGTGAAAAAGAAGCATCAGTACCATCTTCAGCTGAATCATCTCATCTATCACATTCATCTAGTGTATTCTCTAAAGTTTTTTCaag CTCACCAATAAACATGGTGACTGATTTTGGTTCGGGTCTGTTCCTAATGAAAACACCGAGCGAGGAGAGTGGGCGATTCCAGTTCCCGCCACCTCAGGACTGTTCGCCCGCCCCGCCTTCGGCCACCCCATCTAAACGAGAAGGCCTCGCTAGCTTCTCGCCGTCATCAATTATTAACAGCGTAGG GCGTTCATCAGTCACTACATTTATACGCCAGCAACACAATAGCTCAAACAGCCGTTCAGATAGTCAGGGCACTTCAAAAACTATGCAACCTAAATTAGATTATCGAAGTATGGTATCTGTAGATGACATGCCTGAACTTTTTGTATCTTTTGAAA AATTAATTCCAAGACCCGTCCATACATTTGAAGAACCACCGCCTCTTTATTTAAGGCTTCGAATGGGTAAACCAAAAGACAAGAAAATACCAAAGTCAACGCCAATTATGTCTTATGGCAAGAAAAAGATGAAGCCAGAATATTGGTTTAGTGTTCCTAGAAACAG GGTGGATGACTTGTATCGTTTTCTAATGTTGTGGGTCCCCCTCTTGTACGGTGACTTAGATGAAGAAATAGTAGCATGTCGCGGTTTTGAGTTGGTCGAATCTGATACAGAACTGTGGGAAGAAGCGGAAACACCGCCCGGTGATACTAGCGATAAAAAGCTAGACAGAAATGAAAGCGAAGCAGGTGATCTCACACGAGAGTCTTGGGAG gtGTTAAAAGCGccatattcaaaattgtattcgaTGCTGAAGACTCAGGCCGATCAATTCGGATCGTCAGATTCACAGGCAAATAACGAG gtactgtctATGAGTGATGAACTCCGTCGAGCCTTCTACGCAACCAGCGTCAATTCATTAGATTTCGAATCGTATATCCCTGACTTGCACGGCATCACCGAAATCTTGACCGAAGAACACAGGAAACAGTTGAGCAGGCATTTGCCAGCTAGAGCagaag GATATATGTGGACGCTGGTCTTTAGCACACTACAACACGGTTTTTCTTTAAACTCCATGTACCGgaaaatgagcaaaattgaaagtCCTATACTCCTAGTCATCCAAGACACTCAAAACAAC GTGTTCGGAGCACTGACGTCGTGCGCGTTGAAGATGAGCGACCATTTCTACGGTACAGGTGAATCCCTGCTGTTTACATTCTGTCCCGACTTTCAGGTGTACAACTGGACCGGCGACAATATGTACTTCATCAAAGGCAACAACGAGAGCTTATCGATCGGGGCAGGAGA tggTAAATTTGGTTTATGGCTCGACGGTGACCTGAACCAAGGCCGGACCGAAGCGTGCAACACATACGGCAACGAACCCTTAGTCAATGAACAAGATTTTGTTGTCAAGATTCTCGAGTGCTGGGCGTTcctataa
- the LOC132931929 gene encoding oxidation resistance protein 1 isoform X6: MCERKSNSNGSYFGYRFLNFGSRRNSDFGASSDDRIPYKRGKSRSVDHGLSSPFDLDSLRSKVEGRFESVDKLNRDSGTDGESQSGSKEQLSERKMPKPPPISTITYKVEASDTLTSVAARFDTTPSELAILNRLSSRTLFPGQILRVPDKKRISVSESDASQGGLSNLDLSETNSFTSADGESRPGSGPSTGNDNKDIIDRREDDMLDTLRPSSPKPGHPERIGSSVSPSSSRSHSRGVERFLKINVRHITDGQGVVGGVLLVTPNAVMFDPNVSDPLVIEHGPESYGVIAPMEFVVNAAIYYDIAHMRVAGPYQSTGNENENITKPAIYHLSPALKSETTEDSEHKSPTMLTTMQTDSLDSATLDLQISPGGRTDSLLAKDETFPELRSSTEDEEEDGSICSCNAQRNDGAAFPKAFDRDLVTPSPMNRSNDALKRSDKELAIEHIGNEDDRPLSSMSAEQDAVCSIRNMEQRRQSSIDQHWAMPNKVRSLDDEPPVHHAVQETVEDSEPSSGYLVKQSCHDSGIDIRDPPVLPIPRKTVYSDADILLSESEFLPPVPVLPLSSDHLNDAVQLRKKKTTSVSFSLEDSKEQDSAGAIEVQKVDEQAEKQAQETKKNKMLKRLSYPLSWMEGFTGDKESEKEASVPSSAESSHLSHSSSVFSKVFSSSPINMVTDFGSGLFLMKTPSEESGRFQFPPPQDCSPAPPSATPSKREGLASFSPSSIINSVGRSSVTTFIRQQHNSSNSRSDSQGTSKTMQPKLDYRSMVSVDDMPELFVSFEKLIPRPVHTFEEPPPLYLRLRMGKPKDKKIPKSTPIMSYGKKKMKPEYWFSVPRNRVDDLYRFLMLWVPLLYGDLDEEIVACRGFELVESDTELWEEAETPPGDTSDKKLDRNESEAGDLTRESWEVLKAPYSKLYSMLKTQADQFGSSDSQANNEVLSMSDELRRAFYATSVNSLDFESYIPDLHGITEILTEEHRKQLSRHLPARAEGYMWTLVFSTLQHGFSLNSMYRKMSKIESPILLVIQDTQNNVFGALTSCALKMSDHFYGTGESLLFTFCPDFQVYNWTGDNMYFIKGNNESLSIGAGDGKFGLWLDGDLNQGRTEACNTYGNEPLVNEQDFVVKILECWAFL; encoded by the exons attcAGGTACGGATGGGGAAAGCCAGAGCGGCAGCAAAGAGCAGCTTAGCGAAAGAAAAATGCCTAAGCCTCCTCCTATTTCCACCATCACGTATAAG GTTGAAGCATCAGATACATTGACTTCAGTTGCTGCTAGGTTTGATACAACACCATCTGAATTAGCCATATTGAATCGGCTATCATCGCGCACACTATTTCCTGGTCAGATTCTTCGTGTCCCAGATAAAAAGCGAATATCTGTGTCAGAGTCTGATGCATCTCaa ggagGTCTTAGTAATTTAGATTTATCCGAAACCAACAGTTTCACATCGGCTGATGGAGAAAGTAGACCCGGATCTGGGCCTTCAACTGGCAATGATAATAAAGATATCATTGATAGAAGGGAAGATG ACATGTTGGACACATTACGGCCTTCATCTCCAAAACCAGGTCATCCAGAACGTATTGGTTCTTCAGTATCTCCTTCATCAAGCAGATCGCATTCGCGCGGTGTAGAAAGGTTCCTTAAAATAAATGTCAGACACATCACAGATGGACAA GGTGTGGTGGGTGGTGTGTTGTTGGTTACTCCCAATGCTGTCATGTTTGATCCAAATGTCTCTGATCCTTTGGTTATTGAACATGGGCCCGAGTCTTACGGTGTCATAGCTCCTATGGAATTTGTGGTGAATGCTgccatatattatgatatagcgCACATGCGAGTTGCTGGACCTTATCAGTCAACtgg AAATGAAAATGAGAACATTACAAAACCagcaatttatcatttatctcCCGCTCTTAAATCAGAAACAACAGAAGACAGTGAACATAAGTCCCCAACAATGTTAACTACTATGCAAACTGATTCATTGGACAGTGCTACATTAGATTTACAGATATCTCCTGGAGGTCGAACTGATTCTCTCTTGGCTAAGGATGAAACTTTTCCAGAActtag atcTTCAACTGAAGATGAAGAAGAAGATGGTAGCATATGTTCATGCAATGCACAAAGAAATGATGGAGCTGCATTTCCAAAAGCATTTGATCGTGATTTAGTCACACCAAGTCCCATGAATAGATCTAATGATGCACTG aagagATCAGATAAAGAATTGGCTATTGAACACATTGGTAATGAAGATGATAGACCACTTTCTTCAATGTCAGCAGAACAAGATGCTGTTTGTAGTATACGTAATATGGAACAGCGCAGGCAATCTTCGATTGACCAACACTGGGCAATGCCAAATAAAGTCAGATCTCTCGATGATGAACCTCCAGTTCATCATGCGGTAcaag AAACTGTTGAAGACTCTGAACCATCAAGTGGTTATCTAGTAAAGCAATCATGTCATGATTCGGGCATTGATATTCGAGATCCACCTGTATTACCAATACCTCGTAAAACTGTTTATTCTGATGCTGATATACTTTTATCAGAATCTGAATTTCTTCCACCAGTGCCTGTTTTACCATTGTCTTCAGACCATCTTAATGATGCAGTTCAATTACGTAAAAAGAAAACGACATCAGTGTCATTTAGTTTGGAAGATTCTAAGGAACAAGATTCTGCAGGTGCAATAGAGGTTCAAAAGGTTGATGAACAAGCTGAAAAACAGGCTcaggaaactaaaaaaaataag atgttaAAAAGGCTTTCTTATCCTTTGTCTTGGATGGAAGGATTCACGGGTGATAAAGAAAGTGAAAAAGAAGCATCAGTACCATCTTCAGCTGAATCATCTCATCTATCACATTCATCTAGTGTATTCTCTAAAGTTTTTTCaag CTCACCAATAAACATGGTGACTGATTTTGGTTCGGGTCTGTTCCTAATGAAAACACCGAGCGAGGAGAGTGGGCGATTCCAGTTCCCGCCACCTCAGGACTGTTCGCCCGCCCCGCCTTCGGCCACCCCATCTAAACGAGAAGGCCTCGCTAGCTTCTCGCCGTCATCAATTATTAACAGCGTAGG GCGTTCATCAGTCACTACATTTATACGCCAGCAACACAATAGCTCAAACAGCCGTTCAGATAGTCAGGGCACTTCAAAAACTATGCAACCTAAATTAGATTATCGAAGTATGGTATCTGTAGATGACATGCCTGAACTTTTTGTATCTTTTGAAA AATTAATTCCAAGACCCGTCCATACATTTGAAGAACCACCGCCTCTTTATTTAAGGCTTCGAATGGGTAAACCAAAAGACAAGAAAATACCAAAGTCAACGCCAATTATGTCTTATGGCAAGAAAAAGATGAAGCCAGAATATTGGTTTAGTGTTCCTAGAAACAG GGTGGATGACTTGTATCGTTTTCTAATGTTGTGGGTCCCCCTCTTGTACGGTGACTTAGATGAAGAAATAGTAGCATGTCGCGGTTTTGAGTTGGTCGAATCTGATACAGAACTGTGGGAAGAAGCGGAAACACCGCCCGGTGATACTAGCGATAAAAAGCTAGACAGAAATGAAAGCGAAGCAGGTGATCTCACACGAGAGTCTTGGGAG gtGTTAAAAGCGccatattcaaaattgtattcgaTGCTGAAGACTCAGGCCGATCAATTCGGATCGTCAGATTCACAGGCAAATAACGAG gtactgtctATGAGTGATGAACTCCGTCGAGCCTTCTACGCAACCAGCGTCAATTCATTAGATTTCGAATCGTATATCCCTGACTTGCACGGCATCACCGAAATCTTGACCGAAGAACACAGGAAACAGTTGAGCAGGCATTTGCCAGCTAGAGCagaag GATATATGTGGACGCTGGTCTTTAGCACACTACAACACGGTTTTTCTTTAAACTCCATGTACCGgaaaatgagcaaaattgaaagtCCTATACTCCTAGTCATCCAAGACACTCAAAACAAC GTGTTCGGAGCACTGACGTCGTGCGCGTTGAAGATGAGCGACCATTTCTACGGTACAGGTGAATCCCTGCTGTTTACATTCTGTCCCGACTTTCAGGTGTACAACTGGACCGGCGACAATATGTACTTCATCAAAGGCAACAACGAGAGCTTATCGATCGGGGCAGGAGA tggTAAATTTGGTTTATGGCTCGACGGTGACCTGAACCAAGGCCGGACCGAAGCGTGCAACACATACGGCAACGAACCCTTAGTCAATGAACAAGATTTTGTTGTCAAGATTCTCGAGTGCTGGGCGTTcctataa
- the LOC132931929 gene encoding oxidation resistance protein 1 isoform X11 — MRGIVMSPKYLLQHTGYVYFDMLDTLRPSSPKPGHPERIGSSVSPSSSRSHSRGVERFLKINVRHITDGQGVVGGVLLVTPNAVMFDPNVSDPLVIEHGPESYGVIAPMEFVVNAAIYYDIAHMRVAGPYQSTGNENENITKPAIYHLSPALKSETTEDSEHKSPTMLTTMQTDSLDSATLDLQISPGGRTDSLLAKDETFPELRSSTEDEEEDGSICSCNAQRNDGAAFPKAFDRDLVTPSPMNRSNDALKRSDKELAIEHIGNEDDRPLSSMSAEQDAVCSIRNMEQRRQSSIDQHWAMPNKVRSLDDEPPVHHAVQETVEDSEPSSGYLVKQSCHDSGIDIRDPPVLPIPRKTVYSDADILLSESEFLPPVPVLPLSSDHLNDAVQLRKKKTTSVSFSLEDSKEQDSAGAIEVQKVDEQAEKQAQETKKNKMLKRLSYPLSWMEGFTGDKESEKEASVPSSAESSHLSHSSSVFSKVFSSSPINMVTDFGSGLFLMKTPSEESGRFQFPPPQDCSPAPPSATPSKREGLASFSPSSIINSVGRSSVTTFIRQQHNSSNSRSDSQGTSKTMQPKLDYRSMVSVDDMPELFVSFEKLIPRPVHTFEEPPPLYLRLRMGKPKDKKIPKSTPIMSYGKKKMKPEYWFSVPRNRVDDLYRFLMLWVPLLYGDLDEEIVACRGFELVESDTELWEEAETPPGDTSDKKLDRNESEAGDLTRESWEVLKAPYSKLYSMLKTQADQFGSSDSQANNEVLSMSDELRRAFYATSVNSLDFESYIPDLHGITEILTEEHRKQLSRHLPARAEGYMWTLVFSTLQHGFSLNSMYRKMSKIESPILLVIQDTQNNVFGALTSCALKMSDHFYGTGESLLFTFCPDFQVYNWTGDNMYFIKGNNESLSIGAGDGKFGLWLDGDLNQGRTEACNTYGNEPLVNEQDFVVKILECWAFL, encoded by the exons atgagaGGCATAGTTATGTCTCCAAAGTATCTCTTACAACATACGGGTTATGTATATTTTG ACATGTTGGACACATTACGGCCTTCATCTCCAAAACCAGGTCATCCAGAACGTATTGGTTCTTCAGTATCTCCTTCATCAAGCAGATCGCATTCGCGCGGTGTAGAAAGGTTCCTTAAAATAAATGTCAGACACATCACAGATGGACAA GGTGTGGTGGGTGGTGTGTTGTTGGTTACTCCCAATGCTGTCATGTTTGATCCAAATGTCTCTGATCCTTTGGTTATTGAACATGGGCCCGAGTCTTACGGTGTCATAGCTCCTATGGAATTTGTGGTGAATGCTgccatatattatgatatagcgCACATGCGAGTTGCTGGACCTTATCAGTCAACtgg AAATGAAAATGAGAACATTACAAAACCagcaatttatcatttatctcCCGCTCTTAAATCAGAAACAACAGAAGACAGTGAACATAAGTCCCCAACAATGTTAACTACTATGCAAACTGATTCATTGGACAGTGCTACATTAGATTTACAGATATCTCCTGGAGGTCGAACTGATTCTCTCTTGGCTAAGGATGAAACTTTTCCAGAActtag atcTTCAACTGAAGATGAAGAAGAAGATGGTAGCATATGTTCATGCAATGCACAAAGAAATGATGGAGCTGCATTTCCAAAAGCATTTGATCGTGATTTAGTCACACCAAGTCCCATGAATAGATCTAATGATGCACTG aagagATCAGATAAAGAATTGGCTATTGAACACATTGGTAATGAAGATGATAGACCACTTTCTTCAATGTCAGCAGAACAAGATGCTGTTTGTAGTATACGTAATATGGAACAGCGCAGGCAATCTTCGATTGACCAACACTGGGCAATGCCAAATAAAGTCAGATCTCTCGATGATGAACCTCCAGTTCATCATGCGGTAcaag AAACTGTTGAAGACTCTGAACCATCAAGTGGTTATCTAGTAAAGCAATCATGTCATGATTCGGGCATTGATATTCGAGATCCACCTGTATTACCAATACCTCGTAAAACTGTTTATTCTGATGCTGATATACTTTTATCAGAATCTGAATTTCTTCCACCAGTGCCTGTTTTACCATTGTCTTCAGACCATCTTAATGATGCAGTTCAATTACGTAAAAAGAAAACGACATCAGTGTCATTTAGTTTGGAAGATTCTAAGGAACAAGATTCTGCAGGTGCAATAGAGGTTCAAAAGGTTGATGAACAAGCTGAAAAACAGGCTcaggaaactaaaaaaaataag atgttaAAAAGGCTTTCTTATCCTTTGTCTTGGATGGAAGGATTCACGGGTGATAAAGAAAGTGAAAAAGAAGCATCAGTACCATCTTCAGCTGAATCATCTCATCTATCACATTCATCTAGTGTATTCTCTAAAGTTTTTTCaag CTCACCAATAAACATGGTGACTGATTTTGGTTCGGGTCTGTTCCTAATGAAAACACCGAGCGAGGAGAGTGGGCGATTCCAGTTCCCGCCACCTCAGGACTGTTCGCCCGCCCCGCCTTCGGCCACCCCATCTAAACGAGAAGGCCTCGCTAGCTTCTCGCCGTCATCAATTATTAACAGCGTAGG GCGTTCATCAGTCACTACATTTATACGCCAGCAACACAATAGCTCAAACAGCCGTTCAGATAGTCAGGGCACTTCAAAAACTATGCAACCTAAATTAGATTATCGAAGTATGGTATCTGTAGATGACATGCCTGAACTTTTTGTATCTTTTGAAA AATTAATTCCAAGACCCGTCCATACATTTGAAGAACCACCGCCTCTTTATTTAAGGCTTCGAATGGGTAAACCAAAAGACAAGAAAATACCAAAGTCAACGCCAATTATGTCTTATGGCAAGAAAAAGATGAAGCCAGAATATTGGTTTAGTGTTCCTAGAAACAG GGTGGATGACTTGTATCGTTTTCTAATGTTGTGGGTCCCCCTCTTGTACGGTGACTTAGATGAAGAAATAGTAGCATGTCGCGGTTTTGAGTTGGTCGAATCTGATACAGAACTGTGGGAAGAAGCGGAAACACCGCCCGGTGATACTAGCGATAAAAAGCTAGACAGAAATGAAAGCGAAGCAGGTGATCTCACACGAGAGTCTTGGGAG gtGTTAAAAGCGccatattcaaaattgtattcgaTGCTGAAGACTCAGGCCGATCAATTCGGATCGTCAGATTCACAGGCAAATAACGAG gtactgtctATGAGTGATGAACTCCGTCGAGCCTTCTACGCAACCAGCGTCAATTCATTAGATTTCGAATCGTATATCCCTGACTTGCACGGCATCACCGAAATCTTGACCGAAGAACACAGGAAACAGTTGAGCAGGCATTTGCCAGCTAGAGCagaag GATATATGTGGACGCTGGTCTTTAGCACACTACAACACGGTTTTTCTTTAAACTCCATGTACCGgaaaatgagcaaaattgaaagtCCTATACTCCTAGTCATCCAAGACACTCAAAACAAC GTGTTCGGAGCACTGACGTCGTGCGCGTTGAAGATGAGCGACCATTTCTACGGTACAGGTGAATCCCTGCTGTTTACATTCTGTCCCGACTTTCAGGTGTACAACTGGACCGGCGACAATATGTACTTCATCAAAGGCAACAACGAGAGCTTATCGATCGGGGCAGGAGA tggTAAATTTGGTTTATGGCTCGACGGTGACCTGAACCAAGGCCGGACCGAAGCGTGCAACACATACGGCAACGAACCCTTAGTCAATGAACAAGATTTTGTTGTCAAGATTCTCGAGTGCTGGGCGTTcctataa
- the LOC132931929 gene encoding oxidation resistance protein 1 isoform X13 → MNSFGKSSKTKLASTKAFVKKAQQLLNKRKVLSMSDELRRAFYATSVNSLDFESYIPDLHGITEILTEEHRKQLSRHLPARAEGYMWTLVFSTLQHGFSLNSMYRKMSKIESPILLVIQDTQNNVFGALTSCALKMSDHFYGTGESLLFTFCPDFQVYNWTGDNMYFIKGNNESLSIGAGDGKFGLWLDGDLNQGRTEACNTYGNEPLVNEQDFVVKILECWAFL, encoded by the exons ATGAATAGTTTTGGGAAGtcgtcaaaaacaaaattggcGTCCACTAAAGCATTTGTGAAAAAAGCTCAACAACTATTAAACAAAcgcaaa gtactgtctATGAGTGATGAACTCCGTCGAGCCTTCTACGCAACCAGCGTCAATTCATTAGATTTCGAATCGTATATCCCTGACTTGCACGGCATCACCGAAATCTTGACCGAAGAACACAGGAAACAGTTGAGCAGGCATTTGCCAGCTAGAGCagaag GATATATGTGGACGCTGGTCTTTAGCACACTACAACACGGTTTTTCTTTAAACTCCATGTACCGgaaaatgagcaaaattgaaagtCCTATACTCCTAGTCATCCAAGACACTCAAAACAAC GTGTTCGGAGCACTGACGTCGTGCGCGTTGAAGATGAGCGACCATTTCTACGGTACAGGTGAATCCCTGCTGTTTACATTCTGTCCCGACTTTCAGGTGTACAACTGGACCGGCGACAATATGTACTTCATCAAAGGCAACAACGAGAGCTTATCGATCGGGGCAGGAGA tggTAAATTTGGTTTATGGCTCGACGGTGACCTGAACCAAGGCCGGACCGAAGCGTGCAACACATACGGCAACGAACCCTTAGTCAATGAACAAGATTTTGTTGTCAAGATTCTCGAGTGCTGGGCGTTcctataa
- the LOC132931929 gene encoding oxidation resistance protein 1 isoform X16 — MVLSMSDELRRAFYATSVNSLDFESYIPDLHGITEILTEEHRKQLSRHLPARAEGYMWTLVFSTLQHGFSLNSMYRKMSKIESPILLVIQDTQNNVFGALTSCALKMSDHFYGTGESLLFTFCPDFQVYNWTGDNMYFIKGNNESLSIGAGDGKFGLWLDGDLNQGRTEACNTYGNEPLVNEQDFVVKILECWAFL, encoded by the exons ATG gtactgtctATGAGTGATGAACTCCGTCGAGCCTTCTACGCAACCAGCGTCAATTCATTAGATTTCGAATCGTATATCCCTGACTTGCACGGCATCACCGAAATCTTGACCGAAGAACACAGGAAACAGTTGAGCAGGCATTTGCCAGCTAGAGCagaag GATATATGTGGACGCTGGTCTTTAGCACACTACAACACGGTTTTTCTTTAAACTCCATGTACCGgaaaatgagcaaaattgaaagtCCTATACTCCTAGTCATCCAAGACACTCAAAACAAC GTGTTCGGAGCACTGACGTCGTGCGCGTTGAAGATGAGCGACCATTTCTACGGTACAGGTGAATCCCTGCTGTTTACATTCTGTCCCGACTTTCAGGTGTACAACTGGACCGGCGACAATATGTACTTCATCAAAGGCAACAACGAGAGCTTATCGATCGGGGCAGGAGA tggTAAATTTGGTTTATGGCTCGACGGTGACCTGAACCAAGGCCGGACCGAAGCGTGCAACACATACGGCAACGAACCCTTAGTCAATGAACAAGATTTTGTTGTCAAGATTCTCGAGTGCTGGGCGTTcctataa